One genomic window of Pecten maximus chromosome 3, xPecMax1.1, whole genome shotgun sequence includes the following:
- the LOC117323944 gene encoding uncharacterized protein LOC117323944, with translation MSNETLNNLLLVKLQSPCIPEFNPKDSIDDWLLSSLMPRRPHYRRSTGKREKQTDLENVTNAAGTAHNNIDEIGNPTHLQDGAQIEREDDLETEEIERSC, from the exons ATGTCCAATGAAACATTGAACAACCTTCTGCTGGTCAAACTCCAGAGTCCGTGCATCCCAGAATTTAATCCTAAGGATTCCATTGATGACTGGCTT CTCTCATCTTTGATGCCAAGGAGGCCACACTACCGAAGATCTACTGGTAAAAGAGAGAAACAGACTG ACCTGGAAAATGTAACCAATGCAGCTGGTACAGCCCACAACAACATTGATGAG ATTGGTAATCCTACTCACCTACAGGATGGGGCCCAGATTGAGAGAGAAGATGATTTAGAGACTGAAGAGATTGAGAGAAGTTGTTAA
- the LOC117322722 gene encoding uncharacterized protein LOC117322722 — protein sequence MEQWIPLGWISILLLVLAEIVSSVPILGPFNPNSSVDEQPLTFLPPPPNHNCSVYIPGTVWHFIDHIRGRCCRQIFIINGISQICDANGEWDKFADCPRGSYNRKSPFYTGQFQYPNLAQHLCQDKELAEGSSSLNISWKTQEYIIPGNTPAILSGTVYSNSKLRKAYLFRNDERLPLGQMSYGMIESKHYWFVDYTLRNPTLEDRGVYRILVINEQKSTWSGDVRLTVLPRESPTTNSPTASSTTQVTDSPDSTRPTQPTSQRPSHNVTVTTPTDTEHDFVV from the exons ATGGAGCAGTGGATACCTTTGGGATGGATTTCGATCCTGTTGTTAGTGCTAGCTGAG ATAGTATCCTCCGTACCTATACTTGGACCATTTAACCCCAATAGCAGCGTCGAT GAACAGCCATTGACATTCCTTCCCCCACCACCAAACCACAACTGTTCAGTATACATACCCGGGACAGTATGGCACTTTATAGACCACATTAGGGGGCGGTGTTGTCGCCAAATTTTCATTATCAATG GAATATCCCAGATATGTGACGCGAATGGGGAATGGGATAAGTTCGCAGACTGCCCGCGTGGGTCCTACAACCGGAAGAGTCCTTTCTACACAGGGCAATTCCAATACCCTAACCTTGCACAGCACCTTTGTCAAGATAAAGAACTCGCAGAAG GTTCGTCGTCCCTGAATATCTCATGGAAAACCCAAGAGTATATAATACCGGGAAACACACCTGCCATACTGTCTGGAACTGTGTATTCGAATTCCAAACTGAGAAAGGCATACTTGTTCAGGAACGATGAGAGGCTACCACTGGGGCAGATGTCATATGGAATGATTGAAAGCAAACATTACTGGTTTGTGGATTACACACTTAGGAACCCTACTTTGGAGGATAGAGGTGTATACCGTATCTTAGTGATCAACGAACAGAAGAGTACTTGGAGTGGAGACGTCAGATTGACTGTGTTACCAAGAG AGTCCCCAACCACCAACTCACCTACCGCATCATCAACGACACAGGTCACTGATTCACCAGACTCAA CACGACCGACACAACCAACGTCACAAAGACCCTCACACAACGTTACCGTGACGACTCCCACAG